A genomic stretch from Blastocatellia bacterium includes:
- a CDS encoding DoxX family protein has product MTRWLGRFSPYLYAVLRIIAGLLFAMHGAQKLLGWPNKPPMELSPLLKAAGVIELVGGLLIAIGLFASIAAFIASGEMAFAYFIQHAPRGTLPILNAGELAVLFCFLFLYIASHGSGVWSVDALMGRKRT; this is encoded by the coding sequence ATGACACGTTGGCTTGGAAGGTTTTCGCCGTACCTCTACGCCGTGCTGCGCATCATCGCCGGCTTGCTGTTCGCCATGCATGGCGCTCAAAAGCTGTTGGGCTGGCCGAACAAACCACCGATGGAACTGAGCCCTTTGCTGAAAGCGGCGGGAGTGATTGAGCTGGTCGGCGGCTTGCTGATCGCCATCGGCTTGTTCGCCAGTATCGCCGCCTTCATTGCCTCGGGCGAAATGGCGTTCGCTTACTTCATTCAGCACGCGCCGAGGGGGACGTTGCCGATCTTGAATGCCGGCGAGCTGGCGGTGCTTTTCTGCTTCCTCTTCCTCTACATCGCGTCGCACGGCTCCGGCGTCTGGAGCGTAGACGCGCTGATGGGCCGCAAGCGCACTTAA